From the genome of Methylomonas sp. UP202, one region includes:
- the purH gene encoding bifunctional phosphoribosylaminoimidazolecarboxamide formyltransferase/IMP cyclohydrolase, which translates to MKKQVNRALVSVSDKTGVLEFCRSLSALGVELLSTGGTAKLLAEHKIPVTEVSDYTGFPEMMDGRVKTLHPKVHGGILGRRGIDDAVMAENGIKAIDMVVVNLYPFEQTVAKPDCDLETAIENIDIGGPSMIRGAAKNHNDVAIVVDPADYSSILTELQAEAGSLSHETRFRLALKSFEHTARYDTMIAAYLSKVVDAGHFPETLNLQFHRLQSMRYGENPHQNAAFYGEKNPPAGSIASAKQLQGKELSYNNIADADAALECVKSFAEQPACVIVKHANPCGVAIADSLFDAYNAAYTTDPTSAFGGIIAFNRELDEQTAGEIARRQFVEVIIAPLVSAGAKAALAKKPNVRVLETGLWSPSQPEALDFKRVAGGLLVQDKDTGSISPADLKVVSKRVPTEQELADLLFVWKVAKFVKSNAIVYGKGGQTIGIGAGQMSRVYSAKIAGIKAADEGLEVPGSVMASDAFFPFRDGIDAAAAAGVTAVIHPGGSMRDQEVIDAADEHNIAMVLTGMRHFRH; encoded by the coding sequence ATGAAAAAACAAGTCAACCGGGCGCTGGTTAGCGTCTCGGATAAAACCGGCGTACTCGAATTTTGCCGAAGTCTCAGCGCGCTGGGCGTGGAACTGCTGTCCACCGGCGGCACCGCCAAATTGCTGGCCGAGCATAAAATCCCGGTTACCGAAGTGTCCGACTACACCGGCTTTCCGGAAATGATGGACGGCCGAGTGAAAACCCTGCATCCCAAGGTGCATGGTGGAATTCTGGGCCGGCGGGGGATCGACGACGCGGTAATGGCCGAAAACGGCATCAAAGCCATCGACATGGTCGTGGTCAATCTCTATCCCTTCGAACAAACCGTCGCTAAACCGGATTGCGATCTGGAAACCGCGATCGAAAACATCGACATCGGCGGCCCCAGCATGATTCGCGGCGCGGCCAAAAACCATAACGACGTCGCCATCGTCGTCGACCCGGCCGACTACTCCAGCATTCTGACCGAACTGCAAGCCGAGGCCGGTTCGCTGAGCCACGAAACCCGCTTTCGATTGGCGCTAAAAAGTTTCGAGCATACCGCCCGCTACGACACGATGATCGCGGCTTATCTAAGTAAGGTTGTCGATGCCGGCCATTTTCCGGAAACGCTGAATTTGCAATTCCATCGACTGCAAAGCATGCGTTACGGCGAAAACCCGCATCAAAACGCGGCGTTTTACGGCGAGAAAAACCCGCCGGCCGGCAGTATCGCCAGCGCCAAGCAACTGCAAGGCAAGGAACTGTCTTATAACAATATCGCCGACGCCGATGCCGCGCTGGAATGCGTCAAATCCTTCGCCGAGCAACCGGCCTGCGTCATCGTCAAGCACGCCAATCCGTGCGGCGTGGCCATCGCCGATAGCCTATTCGACGCCTATAACGCCGCCTATACCACCGATCCGACGTCGGCCTTCGGCGGCATTATTGCCTTCAACCGGGAGTTGGACGAACAAACCGCCGGCGAAATCGCCCGCCGCCAGTTTGTCGAAGTCATCATCGCCCCGCTAGTTTCCGCCGGCGCTAAGGCCGCGCTAGCAAAAAAACCGAACGTACGGGTTCTGGAAACCGGCCTCTGGTCGCCAAGCCAACCCGAGGCGCTGGACTTCAAACGCGTCGCCGGCGGTCTGCTGGTGCAGGACAAAGACACCGGCAGCATCAGTCCCGCAGACTTGAAAGTGGTCAGCAAGCGCGTGCCGACAGAGCAAGAGCTGGCTGATTTGTTGTTCGTCTGGAAGGTGGCCAAGTTCGTAAAATCCAACGCTATCGTCTACGGCAAGGGCGGCCAAACCATCGGCATCGGCGCCGGCCAAATGAGCCGGGTTTATTCCGCCAAGATCGCCGGCATCAAAGCCGCCGACGAGGGCCTGGAAGTGCCGGGCTCGGTAATGGCGTCCGACGCGTTTTTCCCGTTTCGCGACGGCATCGACGCGGCGGCGGCGGCCGGCGTCACCGCGGTGATACACCCCGGCGGCTCGATGCGCGACCAGGAAGTCATCGACGCGGCCGACGAACACAACATCGCAATGGTGTTGACCGGCATGCGCCATTTCAGACACTGA
- a CDS encoding helix-turn-helix domain-containing protein: MGSHDSQNASDSVDTLSDHVRHCVEDYFSHLNGHDSSGLYHLVLAEVEKPLLETTLKYCDFNQSKAAVILGLSRSTLRKKLDHYGIG, encoded by the coding sequence ATGGGAAGCCACGACAGCCAAAATGCCAGCGACAGCGTCGATACGTTGTCCGACCACGTCCGCCATTGCGTCGAAGACTATTTTTCGCATCTGAACGGCCACGATTCCAGCGGTCTGTACCATTTGGTGCTGGCCGAAGTGGAAAAACCGCTACTGGAAACCACGCTGAAATATTGCGATTTCAATCAAAGCAAGGCGGCGGTCATTCTGGGTCTCAGCCGCAGCACCTTGCGTAAAAAGCTCGACCACTACGGTATCGGCTAA
- the parC gene encoding DNA topoisomerase IV subunit A, translated as MGVQENFETLPLKDFTEKAYLDYSMYVILDRALPHIGDGLKPVQRRIVYAMSELGLTALAKYKKSARTVGDVLGKYHPHGDSACYEAMVLMAQDFSYRYPLIDGQGNWGSPDDPKSFAAMRYTESRLTAYAQTLLSELGQGTVDWVDNFDGTLEEPSLLPARLPNVLLNGTTGIAVGMATDIPPHNLREVAAAVLQLLDEPETPLESLLAHIKGPDFPTDAEIVTPAADLQKLYLTGNGSVKMRAKYEVEDGNIVITALPHQVSGAKLLEQIAAQMLAKKLPMIEDLRDESDHENPTRLLIIPKTKRTDVDAVMSHLFATTDLEKNFRVNLNMIGLNGKPQVKNLRQILTEWISFRTETVRRRLQFRLDKVLARLHILEGLLIAYLNIDEVIAIIRREDHPKPVLMARFGLSDVQAEAILELKLRHLAKLEEMKIRGEQDELEREREELEKTLGSAHLLNRLIRKEIERDAEKYGDARRSPIVAREAAQALDTTELIANEPVTIILSQKGWIRAAKGYDIEVEGLSYRAGDGYLSSAKGRTTLPAYVLDSTGRVYTITTHDLPSARSQGEPLTGRLNPPPGSIFTDVFTGQAEDWVLMSSSAGYGFRVQLKELYGKNKAGKAVLTVPDKAEVMTPTPIPRDAEWLAVATLQGRLLIFPVADLPELAKGKGNKLIQIPSADLASGKDAVVAVTALVTHGELKILSGKRFVTLKAIDIAQYSGSRANRGNILPRGFQKVDGLESVV; from the coding sequence ATGGGCGTACAGGAAAACTTCGAAACTCTCCCTCTCAAAGACTTTACCGAAAAGGCTTACCTCGATTACTCGATGTACGTCATTCTGGACCGGGCGCTGCCGCACATCGGCGATGGCTTGAAGCCGGTGCAACGGCGCATCGTCTATGCGATGTCCGAACTGGGTCTGACAGCTCTAGCTAAATACAAGAAATCGGCGCGTACCGTCGGTGACGTATTGGGTAAATATCATCCGCACGGTGATTCGGCCTGCTACGAGGCAATGGTGTTGATGGCTCAGGATTTTTCCTACCGTTATCCGTTGATCGACGGGCAGGGCAACTGGGGCTCGCCCGACGATCCCAAATCCTTCGCGGCGATGCGTTATACCGAATCGCGGCTGACCGCCTACGCGCAAACCCTGCTCAGCGAGTTGGGCCAGGGCACGGTGGATTGGGTGGACAATTTCGATGGCACGCTGGAAGAGCCATCGCTGCTGCCGGCGCGCTTGCCCAATGTGCTTTTGAACGGGACCACCGGTATCGCGGTGGGCATGGCGACCGATATTCCACCGCACAATCTGCGGGAAGTGGCCGCCGCCGTCCTGCAACTGCTCGACGAGCCGGAGACGCCGCTGGAAAGCTTGCTGGCGCATATCAAGGGTCCGGACTTTCCGACCGACGCGGAAATCGTCACGCCGGCCGCCGATTTGCAAAAGCTGTATTTGACCGGTAACGGCTCGGTGAAAATGCGCGCGAAATACGAGGTCGAAGATGGCAATATCGTCATCACCGCGTTGCCGCATCAAGTGTCCGGCGCGAAATTGTTGGAGCAGATCGCCGCGCAGATGTTGGCGAAAAAACTGCCCATGATCGAGGACCTGCGCGACGAGTCCGATCACGAAAATCCGACCCGCTTGTTAATCATCCCCAAGACCAAGCGTACCGATGTCGACGCCGTGATGTCGCATCTGTTCGCTACGACCGATCTGGAGAAAAACTTTCGGGTCAACCTGAACATGATCGGTCTGAACGGCAAACCGCAAGTGAAAAATCTGCGGCAAATTCTGACCGAGTGGATTTCGTTCCGAACCGAAACCGTGCGTCGGCGTTTGCAATTCCGTTTGGACAAGGTCCTGGCGCGCCTGCACATCCTGGAAGGTTTGCTGATCGCCTACCTGAACATCGACGAAGTGATCGCGATCATTCGCCGGGAAGATCATCCCAAGCCAGTATTGATGGCGCGCTTCGGTTTGAGCGACGTGCAGGCGGAAGCGATTCTGGAATTGAAGCTGCGCCACTTGGCGAAATTGGAAGAAATGAAGATTCGCGGCGAGCAGGACGAGTTGGAGCGGGAGCGGGAGGAGTTGGAAAAGACTCTCGGCTCCGCGCATTTGCTGAACCGCTTGATCCGAAAGGAAATAGAACGTGACGCCGAGAAATACGGCGACGCCCGTCGTTCGCCGATTGTGGCCCGCGAAGCCGCCCAAGCCCTGGATACCACGGAGCTAATCGCCAACGAACCGGTGACCATCATCTTGTCTCAGAAGGGCTGGATTCGCGCGGCAAAAGGATACGACATCGAAGTCGAGGGCCTAAGTTATCGGGCCGGAGACGGCTATTTGTCGTCGGCCAAGGGGCGAACTACCTTGCCGGCCTATGTGCTCGATTCGACCGGTCGGGTGTACACGATTACCACCCACGACCTGCCGTCGGCGCGTAGTCAAGGCGAACCGTTGACCGGGCGGCTGAATCCGCCTCCAGGCAGCATCTTCACCGACGTGTTTACCGGGCAGGCCGAGGATTGGGTGTTGATGAGCAGTAGCGCCGGTTACGGGTTCCGGGTGCAATTAAAGGAGCTTTACGGCAAGAACAAGGCCGGCAAAGCGGTCTTGACCGTACCGGATAAGGCCGAAGTCATGACGCCGACGCCGATTCCGCGGGACGCCGAGTGGCTGGCGGTTGCGACCTTGCAAGGCCGCTTGCTGATCTTCCCGGTCGCAGATTTACCGGAATTGGCAAAGGGCAAGGGTAACAAGCTGATTCAGATTCCGTCCGCCGATCTGGCATCCGGTAAGGATGCGGTGGTCGCGGTGACGGCCTTGGTGACCCACGGTGAGCTGAAAATTCTGTCCGGTAAGCGGTTCGTCACGTTGAAGGCCATCGACATCGCTCAATACTCCGGCAGCCGCGCCAACCGCGGAAATATATTGCCTAGAGGCTTTCAAAAAGTCGATGGATTGGAAAGTGTGGTTTGA
- the dusB gene encoding tRNA dihydrouridine synthase DusB, which yields MRIGPYSLPNNLLLAPMAGITDQPFRQLCRRFGAGLAVSEMVISNTELQQHPRTLQKTDYTGETGLRAVQILGNDPVKMAEAAKLNQQRGAHIIDINMGCPAKKVCSTAAGSALLKDEKLVENILTAVVAAVDIPVTLKIRTGWDRENRNAAKIASIAENCGIQALTIHGRTRACKFEGQAEYDTIRQVKQTARIPIIANGDIDSPEKARRVLAHTGADAIMIGRAAQGQPWIFAELAAALNGEHWQYPALADVQGVMNSHLEYLYRFYGDDCGVRIARKHIGWYFERLGGLPAEHKQSINQAQHPVQQLTRVNASFNHLLPRAA from the coding sequence ATGCGCATAGGCCCTTATTCCCTGCCCAACAATTTGCTGCTGGCGCCGATGGCCGGCATCACCGATCAGCCTTTTCGGCAACTTTGCCGCCGATTCGGCGCGGGACTGGCGGTATCTGAAATGGTAATCTCCAATACCGAATTGCAACAGCACCCCAGAACACTGCAGAAAACCGATTACACCGGCGAAACCGGCCTCAGAGCCGTGCAAATCTTGGGTAACGATCCGGTGAAAATGGCGGAAGCGGCCAAATTGAATCAACAACGCGGCGCCCACATCATTGACATCAACATGGGCTGCCCGGCCAAGAAGGTCTGTTCCACCGCCGCAGGTTCGGCCTTGTTGAAAGACGAGAAGCTGGTGGAAAACATTTTGACCGCTGTCGTCGCCGCCGTCGACATTCCGGTAACGTTGAAAATCCGGACCGGCTGGGACCGTGAAAACCGTAACGCGGCCAAAATCGCCAGTATCGCCGAAAACTGCGGCATTCAGGCCCTGACGATCCATGGCCGCACCCGCGCTTGCAAATTCGAGGGCCAAGCCGAATACGACACTATTCGGCAGGTCAAGCAAACCGCGCGGATTCCGATCATTGCCAACGGCGACATCGACAGCCCCGAAAAAGCCCGACGGGTACTGGCGCACACGGGCGCAGACGCCATCATGATCGGCCGAGCCGCGCAAGGTCAGCCGTGGATTTTCGCCGAACTGGCCGCCGCGCTCAACGGCGAACATTGGCAATACCCGGCGCTGGCCGACGTCCAGGGCGTAATGAACAGTCATCTGGAGTATTTATACCGTTTTTACGGTGACGACTGCGGTGTTAGAATTGCCCGCAAACACATCGGCTGGTACTTCGAACGTCTGGGCGGCTTGCCCGCCGAGCACAAGCAGTCTATCAATCAAGCCCAACATCCCGTGCAACAACTGACGCGGGTTAACGCGTCGTTCAATCATCTCCTACCAAGAGCCGCCTAG
- a CDS encoding type I polyketide synthase encodes MDHSLTPLQKAFLAIERLQAKLEHYQRSQTEPIAVIGMACRFPGKADSVEQYWQMLQDEVDAVGPIPKERWDHSLFFDPSGERPGSTYVGEAAFLQQIDGFDAEFFAIPPREANSLDPQQRLLLELAHETLQHAGIASRRLKNSQTGVFIGIGQQDYLHLLRESGDMAGAELYTGTGNGFCFASGRLSYQLGLQGPSFSIDTACSSSLVALHQACLSLRAQECDLALTGGVQLMLSPSAFVLMSAAKALAKDGRCKSFAASADGYGRGEGAGMVALKRLSDAQRDGDRVLAVIRGSAVDHDGRSSGLTVPNGRAQELLLKKLLQMANARAGEIAYIETHGTGTSLGDPIEYQALAEVLRKQSTEPLLLGSVKTNIGHLEAAAGIAGLIKLILAIGHNRIPASLHFDQPNPAIPWQDYPLKVATQAAAWPLPSKAGIVSSFGLSGTNAQVLVAAADCQQTAVSSDAEGSYLFKLSAKSEPALQDWLASHLKQLATLKAEDLADFCFSANIGRDDFNWRLAAVVDSVEQLQGFLQTSLAEKTWQSNLKAPIAPVFLFAGQGSVRAGAGWALYNGQPVFKAALDACDAELVKQNRTQVTELLYGDQASVRLEQTEHEQVALFSLQYALAKMWLSWGVKPAMVLGHSLGEYAAACIAGVFDLQAALRLVVCRGRLMQALPEDGAMLAVYANEEQVRQLLSGLESKLAIAAVNAEQQLVVSGAGEAINDFTVRAQQQDWFTKVLPVKRGFHSPQVDSMLADFETCLHGIAFNKPQWPFISTLTGKAESEVLRSVDYWLRHVRQPVLFKQALTAAARLGANFFIEFGGRPVLSSLVQQTNLAGACSLDAKGNDWRACQQVAAVLYQAGHDLDWPSVYQGRRRRLLSLPNYPWKRQRYWFSPRPVKADVALGESIHPMLQQAITSPFWTGNLYQGRIACRHLPFLLDHKVFDRVVVAGACHLSALIAVGRERYPTQVFKIQDIEFIEALQLAEQEQRLLQVGLTPLGERQYQIKVISLFDEKAAEFTEHLSASMVAAPANFADLDLKELRRQCPESVDVQNFYQLLTLQHVQLGESFRWFEQLFKGQHQALARIRSLTAQDKTFGLPPGLIDACFQLLGAAVPEQYTETYIPVAVEQLQLAAENRLTQLWCHACLTDGEIGRQGSIQGRVTLFNESGQVLAELSAVSLRKADSNAMRQALTVEKNAYAIVWRQTEALSKATVEPLASRWLVTGNALAKAFADTAAWAQWLDFDGFIASDLNAEGVLLCLDSASLAENMASQAAQNAVVLLRFLQKAAAIGERAGVKIALLSRQARPVNDTDVLDPTLEGLSGLLRSFNHEYPLNPCQWLDWDETRLTAEHVVAVLTRHAQETEIALRGDYCFSPRLHTFSVAQKPGFSARGTYLLTGGSGALALQTAHWLAEKGVAKLVLVSRHGVRDSGKDRLEAILRLGAEVIELKADIADAQQVQAILTEHGEDLRGIFHAAGVLQDSVVANLDSERLAQVLKPKVFGLWNLHRFSQGLNLDCFVAYSSMAAWLGAPGQGNYATANGFMDALMQWRRQQGLPGLSMGWGPWAGAGMADIQTADSLALAGIGKLSAEQAFAFLERLLSDNRERLPAPVGLFNVDWRHFKFNRSSLTKAFEPVEQNRQTLAEQLGLLPLEQRRRFLHRHLTEHVAAVLGLHDLGQLAAGIGFAELGMDSLMTLELRNRLQKSTQTALPSTLAFKYPSVDELLAYISLEVFPALFSEQAGQEKSPTEAFDQEEEDIAVLLERELSKWESGQSDD; translated from the coding sequence GTGGATCACTCCCTAACGCCTTTACAAAAAGCCTTTTTGGCGATTGAAAGATTACAGGCTAAGTTAGAACATTATCAGCGCTCGCAGACTGAGCCGATTGCCGTTATCGGTATGGCTTGCCGTTTTCCGGGAAAAGCCGACTCCGTCGAACAATACTGGCAAATGCTGCAGGACGAAGTGGATGCGGTCGGTCCCATCCCTAAAGAGCGCTGGGACCATTCTTTATTTTTCGATCCTAGCGGTGAAAGGCCGGGTAGCACTTATGTCGGCGAAGCGGCGTTTCTGCAGCAAATCGACGGTTTCGACGCGGAATTCTTCGCCATTCCTCCCCGCGAAGCCAACAGCCTGGACCCTCAGCAGCGCCTGTTACTGGAGCTCGCCCACGAAACCTTACAACATGCCGGCATTGCCAGCCGACGCTTGAAGAACAGTCAAACCGGTGTATTTATTGGTATCGGCCAGCAAGACTATTTACATTTATTACGTGAGTCGGGGGATATGGCCGGCGCCGAACTTTATACCGGTACCGGTAACGGATTTTGTTTTGCTTCGGGTCGGTTGTCTTATCAACTAGGTCTGCAAGGCCCTAGTTTTTCTATCGATACCGCTTGTTCTTCTTCGCTGGTGGCTTTGCATCAGGCTTGTTTAAGTCTACGGGCTCAAGAGTGCGATTTGGCCTTAACCGGCGGTGTGCAATTGATGCTGTCGCCCAGCGCATTTGTGTTGATGTCGGCAGCCAAAGCCTTGGCTAAAGACGGCCGCTGCAAGAGTTTCGCCGCCTCGGCCGACGGCTATGGGCGCGGCGAAGGTGCGGGTATGGTGGCGCTGAAACGTTTGTCCGACGCGCAACGCGACGGTGACCGAGTCTTGGCGGTGATCCGCGGTTCCGCCGTTGACCACGACGGCCGCAGCAGCGGCTTAACGGTGCCAAACGGCCGGGCTCAAGAACTGTTATTGAAAAAATTATTGCAAATGGCTAATGCGCGGGCCGGCGAGATTGCTTATATCGAAACTCACGGTACCGGGACTTCGCTCGGCGATCCCATCGAATACCAGGCTTTGGCCGAGGTACTGCGCAAGCAGTCAACCGAGCCATTATTGTTGGGTTCGGTGAAAACCAATATCGGCCATTTGGAAGCCGCGGCAGGAATCGCCGGTTTAATTAAACTGATTTTGGCGATAGGCCATAACCGGATTCCGGCCAGTTTGCATTTCGACCAGCCGAATCCGGCCATTCCCTGGCAGGATTATCCGCTGAAAGTTGCAACACAGGCTGCGGCCTGGCCGCTACCGTCCAAAGCGGGGATCGTCAGTTCGTTCGGCTTGAGCGGCACCAATGCCCAGGTACTCGTGGCGGCGGCCGATTGCCAGCAAACCGCTGTGTCGAGCGATGCGGAAGGCAGCTATTTGTTCAAATTGTCGGCCAAATCGGAACCGGCTTTGCAGGATTGGCTGGCAAGCCACCTTAAGCAATTGGCTACATTAAAAGCTGAAGACTTGGCGGATTTTTGCTTCAGCGCCAATATCGGCCGAGACGATTTTAATTGGCGACTGGCTGCGGTAGTCGATAGCGTCGAACAGTTGCAAGGGTTTTTACAAACCTCGTTGGCGGAAAAAACTTGGCAATCGAATCTTAAAGCGCCTATTGCACCGGTATTTTTATTCGCCGGACAAGGCAGTGTTAGAGCCGGTGCCGGATGGGCCTTATACAACGGGCAGCCGGTATTCAAGGCCGCCTTGGATGCTTGCGACGCCGAATTGGTTAAACAAAATCGGACTCAAGTTACTGAATTGCTTTATGGCGACCAAGCCTCGGTTCGTTTGGAGCAGACCGAGCACGAGCAAGTGGCTTTATTTTCATTGCAATACGCATTGGCCAAGATGTGGCTGTCGTGGGGGGTAAAGCCCGCCATGGTGTTGGGCCATAGCTTGGGCGAATATGCCGCGGCTTGTATCGCCGGGGTATTCGATTTGCAGGCGGCCTTGCGCTTGGTGGTTTGCCGAGGCCGGTTGATGCAGGCCTTGCCGGAAGACGGCGCCATGCTGGCCGTCTACGCCAATGAAGAACAAGTCCGTCAATTGCTCAGCGGTCTGGAATCCAAACTGGCTATTGCCGCGGTGAACGCCGAACAACAGCTTGTGGTGTCCGGTGCCGGCGAAGCGATTAACGATTTTACCGTGCGGGCCCAGCAACAGGATTGGTTTACTAAAGTCTTGCCGGTCAAGCGGGGTTTTCACTCGCCCCAGGTCGATAGCATGTTGGCGGATTTCGAAACCTGTTTGCACGGGATTGCCTTCAATAAACCGCAATGGCCGTTTATTTCAACGCTGACCGGCAAAGCGGAAAGCGAAGTCTTGCGTAGCGTCGACTATTGGCTTCGGCATGTCAGGCAGCCGGTTTTATTCAAACAGGCATTGACGGCGGCCGCGCGACTAGGTGCTAATTTCTTTATCGAATTTGGCGGTCGGCCGGTATTGAGTAGCCTGGTGCAACAAACGAATCTTGCCGGCGCGTGTTCCCTGGATGCCAAGGGCAACGACTGGCGCGCCTGCCAACAAGTCGCGGCGGTTTTATACCAAGCCGGCCACGACTTGGATTGGCCAAGCGTTTACCAAGGCCGGCGCCGGCGTTTGCTGAGTTTGCCGAATTATCCCTGGAAAAGACAGCGCTATTGGTTCAGCCCAAGACCGGTAAAAGCCGATGTCGCGCTTGGCGAGAGCATCCATCCGATGTTGCAACAAGCGATAACGTCGCCTTTCTGGACTGGGAATTTGTACCAAGGGCGGATAGCTTGCCGGCATTTGCCGTTCTTGCTCGATCATAAAGTCTTCGATCGGGTGGTGGTCGCGGGGGCTTGTCACTTGTCGGCCTTGATTGCCGTCGGCCGGGAGCGCTACCCGACGCAGGTGTTCAAAATCCAAGATATTGAATTTATCGAAGCCCTGCAACTGGCGGAACAGGAACAGCGTTTATTACAAGTGGGGCTGACGCCGCTCGGCGAGCGGCAATATCAAATCAAAGTGATTAGCTTGTTCGACGAAAAAGCGGCCGAGTTTACCGAGCATCTGTCGGCGTCGATGGTAGCGGCCCCGGCTAACTTCGCCGATCTGGATTTGAAGGAACTGCGCCGGCAATGCCCGGAGTCGGTTGACGTGCAAAATTTCTACCAATTGCTGACGCTGCAACACGTGCAATTGGGCGAAAGTTTTCGCTGGTTCGAACAATTATTCAAAGGTCAACATCAGGCTTTAGCCAGGATTCGCTCCTTGACAGCTCAGGATAAGACCTTCGGACTGCCGCCCGGACTTATCGATGCCTGCTTTCAATTGTTGGGTGCCGCCGTGCCGGAGCAATACACCGAGACTTACATACCGGTAGCGGTCGAGCAATTGCAATTGGCGGCGGAAAACCGCTTGACCCAGTTATGGTGCCATGCGTGCTTGACGGATGGGGAAATCGGCCGGCAAGGCAGCATTCAAGGCCGGGTGACATTATTCAACGAATCGGGGCAAGTCCTTGCCGAATTATCCGCCGTTAGCTTGCGTAAAGCCGACAGCAATGCGATGCGGCAAGCCTTGACGGTGGAGAAAAACGCTTACGCCATCGTTTGGCGTCAAACCGAGGCGCTGTCCAAGGCGACAGTAGAACCGCTTGCTTCGCGTTGGCTGGTTACAGGGAATGCCTTGGCCAAAGCCTTCGCCGATACGGCGGCCTGGGCGCAATGGCTGGATTTTGACGGGTTTATCGCCTCGGACCTAAACGCCGAAGGCGTTTTGTTGTGTTTGGATAGCGCTTCGTTGGCCGAGAATATGGCGTCGCAAGCGGCACAAAACGCCGTTGTTTTATTGCGATTTTTGCAAAAGGCCGCCGCCATCGGCGAACGGGCCGGGGTCAAAATAGCGCTGTTAAGCCGCCAAGCCAGGCCGGTTAATGATACAGATGTGCTCGATCCGACTCTCGAGGGCTTATCCGGGTTATTGCGTAGTTTTAACCACGAGTATCCGCTAAATCCTTGCCAATGGTTGGATTGGGATGAAACCCGGCTTACCGCCGAGCATGTCGTGGCAGTTTTAACGCGTCACGCGCAAGAAACCGAAATCGCTTTACGCGGCGACTATTGTTTTTCGCCGCGGTTGCATACGTTTAGCGTCGCCCAAAAACCGGGTTTTAGCGCGCGGGGCACTTATTTACTGACCGGCGGTTCCGGGGCTTTGGCATTGCAAACGGCGCACTGGTTGGCGGAAAAAGGCGTCGCTAAACTGGTGTTAGTCTCGCGCCACGGCGTTCGGGACAGCGGCAAAGACCGGTTAGAGGCGATTTTGCGTTTGGGCGCCGAAGTGATCGAGCTTAAAGCCGATATTGCCGATGCGCAACAAGTACAAGCCATTTTGACTGAGCATGGCGAAGATTTACGTGGGATTTTCCATGCCGCCGGGGTGTTGCAGGACAGCGTTGTGGCCAATCTAGATAGTGAACGGCTGGCGCAAGTGCTGAAACCCAAAGTGTTTGGCTTATGGAATTTGCATCGTTTTAGCCAGGGATTGAACTTGGATTGTTTCGTGGCCTATTCCTCGATGGCGGCTTGGTTGGGCGCGCCCGGACAAGGCAATTACGCGACCGCTAACGGGTTTATGGATGCCTTGATGCAATGGCGGCGGCAGCAAGGCTTGCCGGGCTTGAGTATGGGCTGGGGGCCTTGGGCCGGCGCGGGCATGGCCGATATTCAAACTGCCGATAGTTTGGCTTTGGCGGGGATCGGCAAATTAAGCGCCGAGCAAGCGTTTGCGTTTCTCGAGCGGCTTTTGTCCGACAATCGAGAGCGTCTTCCGGCGCCGGTCGGTTTATTCAATGTCGATTGGCGGCACTTCAAATTTAACCGTTCGTCGTTGACCAAAGCCTTCGAGCCGGTTGAGCAAAACCGGCAGACCCTGGCCGAACAGCTTGGCCTGTTGCCGCTCGAGCAGCGGCGGCGGTTTTTGCACCGGCATTTGACCGAGCATGTCGCTGCGGTGCTTGGCTTGCACGACCTTGGGCAATTGGCTGCGGGAATCGGGTTTGCCGAGTTGGGCATGGATTCTTTGATGACGCTGGAATTACGCAATCGTTTGCAAAAATCCACCCAGACGGCTTTACCGTCCACGCTGGCGTTCAAATATCCGTCGGTCGACGAATTATTGGCATATATCAGCCTAGAGGTTTTCCCGGCGTTGTTCAGCGAGCAGGCCGGACAGGAAAAGTCGCCGACGGAAGCGTTTGATCAGGAAGAAGAGGATATTGCGGTGCTGTTGGAGCGGGAATTGTCGAAATGGGAAAGCGGACAGAGCGATGACTGA